In one bacterium genomic region, the following are encoded:
- a CDS encoding T9SS type A sorting domain-containing protein: protein MRFTPTQKGVCRVKGLKIFSRVFVNAHNQKCSAYVKDDSSDCPGATRTSTTYTPSTRAWDRVDFNTPVDYTSDFWLAIYLPEVITPTDSVALVTDNNLDYPGKVKALGVESGSGWQAPPTQAGDFMIRAIVDYTGVEETSSNPVFALNQNYPNPVIKSTNISYALPAETKVKLEIYDAMGRIVKTLANEVQSSGNKVMEWNKRNATGEIVSSGIYFYRLTTGSKTITKTMIVL from the coding sequence GTGAGGTTCACTCCCACACAAAAAGGTGTTTGCAGAGTAAAAGGATTAAAAATTTTTTCCCGTGTTTTTGTAAATGCTCATAACCAAAAATGTTCTGCGTATGTAAAAGATGATTCTTCCGATTGCCCGGGAGCAACAAGAACAAGCACAACTTATACCCCATCAACTAGAGCGTGGGATAGAGTCGATTTTAATACTCCCGTAGATTATACCTCTGATTTCTGGTTAGCTATTTATTTACCTGAGGTAATAACTCCTACAGATAGCGTAGCGCTGGTAACGGATAATAATTTAGACTATCCCGGGAAGGTAAAAGCATTGGGCGTAGAATCGGGCAGTGGTTGGCAAGCTCCGCCAACACAGGCAGGCGATTTTATGATAAGAGCGATTGTTGATTATACGGGAGTTGAGGAAACATCTTCAAATCCGGTATTTGCTTTAAACCAGAATTATCCAAATCCCGTAATTAAAAGCACAAACATTTCTTATGCGTTACCGGCAGAGACAAAAGTAAAACTTGAAATCTATGATGCTATGGGAAGAATTGTTAAGACGCTTGCAAATGAAGTGCAATCATCCGGAAATAAAGTAATGGAATGGAATAAAAGGAATGCAACCGGAGAAATCGTAAGTTCGGGAATCTATTTTTACAGACTGACAACCGGCAGCAAAACCATTACGAAAACAATGATTGTTTTATAG
- a CDS encoding DUF1328 domain-containing protein: protein MDKMNWLGLAVVFLIVAVVAGIFGFGNIAGASFTIARWFAMVFVVLFIISLIAHTIKRA, encoded by the coding sequence ATGGATAAAATGAATTGGTTGGGTTTAGCAGTAGTATTTTTAATAGTAGCCGTAGTTGCTGGAATATTTGGATTTGGAAATATTGCAGGAGCTTCATTTACGATAGCAAGATGGTTCGCAATGGTTTTTGTAGTTCTTTTTATAATTTCATTAATAGCCCATACAATAAAAAGAGCTTAA
- a CDS encoding glycosyltransferase family 4 protein, translating to MKILMLGWEFPPLYAGGVGVVCDELSKALVKKGEEITFVMPSGPSELRPEHLKMIIADKLGIDGKIKFKKISTLLTPYVTVGEYEKQYTEAEKVIGKNTGELYGRNLMGEVYNFAARIVEVGKKEKFDVIHAHDWTTFPASRELKNIFKKPLVAHMHITEFDKSGGLHANPDIYRIEREGMEAADAVIAVSNRVKQMCVDKYYISADKISVVYNAAVSPRMSKFVVKKASSRKRKIVLFAGRMTLQKGPDYFVEAAKIVLTKNPEVLFVMAGTGDMLPKIIEKTAACGIGDKFVFTGFYTRKEAEKLFGMADVFVMPSVSEPFGITPLEAQRKGVPTIISKQTGVSEVLNHCLKVNFWDVKALAGMILEVLEYRPLKEELSNNGYKEAKGLTWEKPASECINIYNRLAGLEVGVC from the coding sequence ATGAAAATCTTAATGTTAGGTTGGGAATTTCCTCCTCTTTATGCAGGCGGAGTTGGAGTAGTATGCGACGAATTGAGCAAAGCGCTTGTTAAGAAGGGAGAAGAAATCACGTTTGTTATGCCTTCGGGACCTTCCGAACTGAGACCTGAACATCTCAAAATGATAATAGCCGATAAATTGGGAATAGATGGAAAAATAAAGTTTAAAAAAATATCAACTCTCCTGACTCCTTATGTAACGGTAGGAGAATATGAAAAACAATATACTGAAGCAGAGAAAGTGATTGGAAAAAATACGGGAGAATTATATGGCAGGAACTTGATGGGAGAGGTTTATAATTTTGCCGCGAGGATTGTAGAAGTTGGGAAAAAAGAAAAATTCGACGTAATACACGCGCATGATTGGACTACGTTTCCGGCAAGTAGGGAACTAAAAAATATATTTAAGAAACCATTAGTGGCACATATGCACATAACGGAATTTGACAAATCCGGAGGGTTGCATGCAAACCCGGATATATACCGTATAGAGCGTGAGGGAATGGAAGCTGCGGATGCCGTTATAGCAGTTAGCAATAGAGTAAAACAGATGTGTGTGGACAAATATTATATTTCGGCGGATAAGATTTCCGTAGTATATAATGCGGCTGTTTCGCCCAGAATGTCTAAATTTGTTGTGAAGAAAGCATCTTCAAGAAAACGGAAGATAGTACTTTTTGCAGGCAGGATGACCCTACAAAAAGGACCTGATTATTTTGTTGAAGCAGCTAAAATAGTGTTAACAAAGAATCCTGAAGTTTTATTTGTAATGGCAGGAACAGGAGATATGCTTCCAAAAATAATAGAGAAAACAGCAGCATGCGGTATAGGAGATAAATTTGTATTTACCGGTTTTTACACACGGAAGGAAGCAGAGAAACTATTTGGCATGGCAGATGTTTTTGTTATGCCCTCCGTATCTGAGCCTTTCGGGATAACACCGCTTGAAGCACAAAGAAAGGGAGTGCCCACAATAATATCAAAACAAACGGGAGTTTCCGAGGTTTTAAATCACTGCCTGAAAGTAAATTTCTGGGATGTAAAAGCATTGGCAGGAATGATACTGGAGGTTCTTGAATACAGACCTCTCAAAGAAGAGCTATCGAATAATGGTTATAAAGAAGCAAAAGGTTTAACCTGGGAAAAACCTGCTTCAGAATGTATAAATATATATAATAGATTGGCCGGTTTAGAAGTAGGCGTATGTTAA
- a CDS encoding T9SS type A sorting domain-containing protein: MRFTPTKTCNLKSSKIYSRAVARQTDTRCTMYVWDDAGGNPGTLRAQKDYIPSTRDWDVINLDSPIQFSSDFWVGYRIPMREPGDSIYVTLDTQSNYPGINKASVDLSSWTTPTSMPGDIMIRAIVEYQAVEEEASSTKVLTLNQNYPNPVIKNTNISYTLPSETKVKLEIYDAMGRVVKTLANEVQSSGNKVMKWNKRNATGEIVSSGIYFYRLTTGSKTITKTMIVL; the protein is encoded by the coding sequence GTGAGGTTCACGCCCACAAAGACCTGTAACTTAAAATCCAGTAAAATTTATTCCCGCGCAGTAGCACGCCAGACCGATACAAGATGCACTATGTATGTCTGGGATGATGCAGGAGGAAATCCGGGAACATTAAGAGCACAAAAAGATTATATCCCTTCTACAAGAGATTGGGATGTCATAAATTTAGATTCTCCTATTCAATTTAGCAGCGATTTCTGGGTCGGATACAGAATACCAATGAGAGAACCGGGAGATAGCATATATGTAACGCTTGACACACAAAGCAATTACCCGGGTATCAATAAAGCCAGTGTAGATTTAAGCAGTTGGACAACTCCCACAAGTATGCCGGGAGACATTATGATAAGGGCAATAGTTGAATATCAGGCAGTGGAAGAAGAGGCTTCAAGTACTAAAGTCTTAACGCTTAACCAGAATTATCCAAATCCCGTAATTAAAAACACGAATATTTCTTATACATTGCCGTCAGAGACAAAAGTGAAACTTGAAATCTATGATGCTATGGGAAGAGTTGTTAAGACTCTTGCAAATGAAGTACAATCATCCGGAAATAAAGTAATGAAATGGAATAAAAGGAATGCAACCGGAGAAATCGTAAGTTCAGGAATCTATTTTTACAGACTGACAACCGGCAGCAAAACTATTACAAAAACGATGATTGTTTTATAG
- a CDS encoding carboxypeptidase regulatory-like domain-containing protein, giving the protein MKKLGIIISAILMCSHLFAVPTSTGVSGLNRVLSATPGHIGKLYFVWGGKLSQDRSSEIISLTSISTGSDTTYNITKGNCGTADIPFGLGFSVSNCFEVNVGASFLMDLMNEQGASLADDETGSGCVSYGFSDTEVGVKFTPTQLPQLFSSEAAKSFNIGIYPLIVFPTGALKSAIPEVCGQDTVLGYACRKSDGGIHRFYTNDGVSYGGKLLISNVMVKAPAALIAHLNVGYMHYPYGDSKYTYGFGVEGQYGAFSPFIEMYGEDRIVPEDQQKYNDGGMFVTPGLRFEMMPNNWVTLSVDFKVTGNDESSWDFANNLPEGSFNTRYELDGFGATPPWKVNLLFAHGFSFIKPVAVCSTGTLVGKVMDKEDEKGVRAVISLNDSTVTTDEDGRYEVTLSAGKTVVSASPVEKGKYKPSEDQTVLITEGKKQVVNFRLESKPIEKPAIITGKITDKVSRKLCVANISLPETKELSTITNNEGIYRVEISAGTYVLKAEKDGYISWAQPVTCKAGETTVLNIELSPSSQSTTIAGKVLDYASRAGIGNAKISFPSTQLPSIMTDASTGTYKAKIPAGTYTVKIEADKYVTEGVVIVCEPNATLLKDFELFKKDERIVLHGITFKVNSAVIRPESFPVLNDAAELLKKHPDVRVEIGGHASSEGGVAHNLTLSQLRAESVRSYLMTAGILGDKLTAKGYGITQPIADNATEPGRQQNRRMEFRILSQ; this is encoded by the coding sequence ATGAAGAAACTTGGAATAATAATAAGTGCGATTTTAATGTGCTCGCATTTATTCGCAGTGCCTACTTCGACAGGAGTAAGTGGACTAAACAGAGTGTTATCTGCTACGCCTGGACATATAGGCAAACTTTATTTTGTATGGGGTGGAAAATTGAGTCAGGATAGAAGTTCGGAGATCATATCTTTGACATCTATATCTACCGGTTCTGATACTACATACAACATAACAAAAGGAAATTGTGGAACAGCGGACATACCTTTTGGATTAGGGTTTTCTGTTAGTAATTGTTTTGAAGTAAACGTTGGTGCTTCATTTCTTATGGATTTAATGAACGAGCAGGGCGCAAGTCTTGCAGATGATGAAACAGGTTCGGGTTGCGTAAGTTATGGATTTAGTGATACTGAAGTAGGTGTAAAATTTACTCCAACTCAACTACCACAGCTATTTTCTTCTGAAGCCGCAAAAAGCTTCAATATTGGTATTTACCCTTTAATCGTATTCCCGACGGGAGCGTTAAAATCAGCGATTCCGGAAGTATGTGGTCAGGATACGGTATTAGGCTATGCCTGTAGAAAAAGTGACGGCGGTATTCATAGATTTTATACCAACGATGGAGTATCTTACGGAGGAAAATTATTAATCAGTAATGTAATGGTTAAGGCTCCGGCAGCCCTTATAGCGCACCTTAATGTAGGATATATGCATTATCCTTATGGAGACAGCAAGTACACTTATGGCTTTGGTGTGGAAGGACAGTACGGCGCATTCTCCCCATTTATTGAAATGTATGGTGAAGATAGAATAGTTCCTGAGGATCAACAAAAATACAATGATGGTGGGATGTTTGTTACTCCCGGGTTAAGATTTGAAATGATGCCAAACAATTGGGTTACACTTTCGGTGGATTTCAAAGTAACGGGAAATGATGAGAGTTCATGGGATTTTGCCAACAATTTACCGGAAGGCAGCTTTAATACCAGATACGAATTGGACGGATTTGGAGCAACTCCTCCATGGAAAGTCAATTTACTTTTCGCTCACGGATTCAGCTTTATAAAACCGGTTGCAGTTTGTTCTACCGGGACACTTGTCGGAAAAGTCATGGACAAAGAAGATGAAAAAGGAGTTAGAGCGGTTATTTCTTTAAATGATAGTACGGTAACTACGGATGAAGATGGCCGTTATGAAGTTACACTTTCTGCGGGTAAAACGGTTGTAAGCGCATCTCCCGTTGAAAAAGGAAAATACAAACCGTCAGAGGACCAGACTGTTTTAATAACGGAAGGGAAAAAACAGGTTGTGAATTTTAGATTGGAAAGCAAACCCATAGAAAAACCCGCTATTATTACGGGAAAGATTACGGACAAAGTTTCTCGTAAACTTTGTGTTGCAAATATCTCTCTACCTGAGACTAAAGAGTTATCAACAATAACTAATAATGAGGGAATATACAGGGTAGAAATATCTGCAGGTACGTATGTTTTAAAAGCAGAAAAAGATGGTTACATATCATGGGCGCAACCGGTAACCTGTAAAGCAGGAGAAACTACAGTATTAAACATAGAACTTTCTCCGTCTTCTCAGTCAACAACTATTGCCGGCAAAGTATTGGATTATGCTTCTCGCGCAGGGATAGGAAACGCTAAAATTAGTTTCCCATCGACACAATTACCCTCTATTATGACGGATGCCTCGACCGGAACTTACAAAGCAAAAATCCCGGCAGGAACTTATACCGTGAAAATAGAAGCGGATAAATACGTTACTGAAGGCGTAGTAATCGTATGTGAACCAAATGCAACTTTACTAAAGGATTTTGAATTATTCAAGAAAGACGAAAGAATAGTGCTTCACGGGATTACTTTCAAAGTTAACAGTGCAGTAATTAGACCTGAATCTTTCCCTGTACTCAATGACGCGGCAGAATTGCTTAAGAAACATCCTGACGTAAGAGTAGAAATTGGCGGACACGCAAGCTCAGAAGGCGGCGTAGCCCACAATTTAACTTTATCTCAATTACGAGCAGAATCCGTAAGAAGTTATCTTATGACTGCCGGAATTTTAGGAGATAAACTTACTGCAAAAGGATACGGAATAACTCAGCCAATTGCAGACAACGCAACTGAACCGGGACGTCAACAGAACAGAAGAATGGAATTCAGAATACTATCGCAATAA